GGTGGCCCACCTGCTGGCGCCCCAAACCGGCGAACAGATCCTTGATATGTGCGCTGCACCGGGCGGTAAGGCCACCCATCTGGCGCAGTTGATGAATGACCGCGGCTGCATTACCGCAACGGATCTGAACGCCCGCCGGATCCGACGGATCTGTGAATCGGCGCAGCGACTCGGCCTGACAAGCATTCAGGCCGTGGCTGCTGATGCCCTAACCAGCGATTATCTGGAAGGACTGCAGTTCGACCGGATTCTACTGGATGCCCCCTGTTCCGGCCTGGGTGTCATCCGCCGTAACCCGGAAGCAAAATGGCGGTTAACCCCTGCCGAGATCAGCCGTTGCGCCGCCCGCCAGCACCTGTTGATTGATGCAGCTGCCGCCCGGTTAAAACCAGCTGGCGTGCTGGTCTATGCCACCTGCTCCACTGCAATGGAAGAAGATGAAACCGTAATTAAGGATTTTCTTTCACGCCATCCAGAGTTTGTGGTAGAAAATGGCGCTCAGTTCTTTCCTGCATGGACCGATCTGTTTGATTGCTCCGGCTATCTGCGGGCCTGGCCCCACCGCCACGGGACCGATGGTTTTTTTGCTGCACGCTTACGCAGGGTTATGCAAAGCCCCTCATAAGGAATAACCGATGAAAAAGATAGCACCATCCATACTTTCCGCTGATTTTTCCCGTCTGGGCGACGAAGTCCGGGCTGTTGAGGCTGCCGGTGCCGACTACATCCATATTGATGTCATGGATGGCCGCTTTGTACCAAACATCACCATCGGCCCATTGGTGGTGGAGGCGGTACGCAAGGTAACCAGCCTGCCGCTGGATGTGCACCTGATGATTGAAGAACCGGAACGGTATGTGGAAGAGTTTGCCAAGGCCGGGGCCGATATTATCGTGGTGCATGCCGAGGCCTGCCGCCACCTGCACCGGGTGGTGCAGCAGATCAAGGGGCTGGGCAAGAAGGCCGGCGTCTCCCTGAACCCGGCGACACCATTGCATGTGCTGGACTATGTCCTGGAAGAGCTTGATCTGGTGCTGCTGATGACCGTTAACCCCGGCTTTGGCGGCCAGTCGTTTATTGAGGCCTGCATCCCCAAGATTCAAGCCCTGCGTGGCATGCTGGACCGCCGCGGTTGTGAGGCAGAGCTGGAGATAGACGGCGGTGCCAAGCCATCCAATGTCGCCCGGATCGCCCATGCCGGGGCTGATGTCCTGGTTGCCGGCAGTGCCGTATTCGGCAGCAATGACTACGCTGCCACCATTGCTGAAATGAAGCGCCTGATGCAGGAACCTCGCCTGTAAAAAAGGGAGTCTTATGGCCGACAGTGTACTGATCATTGACGATTCTGAAGCTGTCCGGGAAAAGATCATCAAGACCCTGGAGTCCCGTGATCTTTTTTCCCGTTTCTATCAGGCCGAAGACGGCCTGGAGGGGTTCAAAAAGCTGCTGGCTTCGCCGGTGGATATCATCCTCTGCGACCTTGAAATGCCTCGCATGGACGGCTTCAAGTTCCTGGGGATGCTGAAGGGACGACCGGAAGTATCCGATACCCCGGTCATCATCCTGACCGGCAACGATGACCGCGAGTTGAAGATCAAGGGGCTTGAGCAGGGGGCCTGCGACTTCATCACCAAGCCGTTTGATCCGGAGGAACTGGTGGCCCGGATGCGGGTGCATCTCAAGATCAAGCATCTGCAGGACGACCTGAAACGATCCAATGAACTGCTGCTGGAGCTGTCCAACACCGACCACCTGACCGGCCTGTTCAACCGCCGTTTCCTGATGGAGGCGCTGGATAAAGAGGTGCAACGGGCACGGCGCAAGGATGGCCAGGTAGCACTGCTGTTGATGGATATCGACCACTTCAAACGGGTCAACGACACCCACGGCCATCTACAGGGTGACGTGGTGCTGCAGAAGGTGGCGCTGCATATCCAGAAAGAGCTGCGCAGCTATGATATTGCAGCCCGCTATGGCGGCGAGGAGTTTGTTGCCGTACTGCCGGATACCTCGTTGAAAGAGGCCTTTAATGTGGCAGACCGGATCCGCCTTTCCGTGCAGGGGATGCATTTTGCCGGTTCTCTTGCCAATGAGCGGGTCACGGTCAGCCTGGGGGTTGCCCTCTTTCCTTCACCCTGCTTTGATGATATTGACGGTCTGCTGCGGGCCGCCGACGAGGCGCTCTACCAGGCCAAGGAGCGGGGCCGTAACCGGGTCATCATCAGTGATCCCGGCTGCTCACAGTAACCGGCTCGTGCAGTAGTGCAACATTCTACCTGACAGGACAGTTGACGATGTCACGATTCAAGCAATCTGTTTTTTTCCTGCTGTCGGCGGCCCTGGTCGCCGTTTTTTTATCACTGCCGGCCTTTGCCGCAGCTGCAGCCCACCAGCTTACAGCTCCCCCGCTGGGAGAACGCTGGTTTGCCATTCTGATCGATAACGAGCAGGTCGGATTTTACCGGCAACTGACCACACCGTTGCCGGAAGGCGGCTACCGGATTGAAGGCGATGGCAGTGTCCGGATGAAGGTAATGGGCTTTACCAAAGAGTCCAGCTCCCGGGAGATCTACCAGGTTGGACCAAATCTGGCTTTGAAATCGCTGGAGGTGGAACAGACCATCAACGGCAGCAAATCCCGCCTGAGTGGCAAGATGGTTCCTGGCGGGCTGCAGATCAAACGGGAGGCAGACGGCAAAAGCAGTGTGAAAACCTTGAAGACCAAGTCCGAACTGTTTCCCGGGCCGGCCTTGAACCTGATACCGCTCTTCAAAGGTACTGCGCCGGGGAAAACCCTGCGGGTATTCAGCTTTGACCCGGAAGAGCTGGCGATCAAGGAGGTCAAGATCACCGCGCTGGGGGAGGAGAAGACCCCGGACGGACAGCCTGCCCTGAAGCTGCGCAACAACCTGTATCCCTTTGTTGACAACGACATCTGGCTTGATCAGCAGGGCAATACCCTGCTGGAATCGGTGCGGGATGGCCTGGTGATTACCAGGGCAGAACCGTCGGAAAAGTTGGCCGGTTTTGTCAGCGGCATGGCCCTCTCAAAAAAGGATCTGATCTATGATTTCAGCCTGGTTCGGATCAGTCCGCCCCTGAAAAAAGCCCCGGCAAAACTTGCTGGACTATCTGTAGCCATCACCGGCTACGGCGATCAGATCCCCTTGCTTAGTAGCGGTTGGCAACAGCTTGAGCGTCAGCAGGGCAGGGTGGTCATTACTACCGGCAGCCTGCGTAAGCCGGCTGACACACTACTCAAGCAGACAGCTGAAGCCTACCTGCAGCCATCGGAGGGGATTGAGTCTGCCTCGGCAGAGATTTCAGCCAAGGCCAGGGAGTTGACCGGCAGCCTAAAGACCGATCTGGAGCGGATTCAAGCATTGACCACCTGGACCTCCAGCTGGCTTGAGGACAGCATTGAAGATGGCGGTAGCGCCGTGGTGGCACTCAACAAAAAGAAGGGCAATTGCCAGACCCATGCCAAGCTGTACACCGCTCTGGCCCGTGCTGCAGGCATCCCGACCCGTTTTGTCTCCGGCCTGGTTTCACAGGACGGGGCCGGTTTTTTATACCACAGCTGGGCAGAAAGCCTGGTGGAGGGACGCTGGCTAGCGGTTGACCCCACCTTTAATCAGGTTCCGGCTGATCCGACCCATCTGGCCTTGTTTGAAGGCAACCGGTTGGCTGATCTGGCACCACTGGTGGGGGTAATCGGCAAAATCAAGGTGACGATACTGGAAGAACAATAACATGACCTTATTCCGATTTCAGTTCAACAGTACGTTGAGGAGCCGATGACGAGCCAACGAAGATTGCGCCTTGAAATGGAATCGGAACTACCGTTGTAACAGCTGTTCAATCCTCTGCTGATCAATACTCTCAATCGGCCCGATAACCCCCAGAAAACGGTTTTCGGGCCGAAACAGTTCTGCTGCCAGCTCTTGCAACTCTTTTGCTGAAACCTGCGCAACCAGCTGCTGATCCTCATCAATGCTGCGGGCCACCCCCATCAAGGTGCCCCAGCCAAACCTGATCCCCATCTCACTGACCGAATCACGGCTGTAATCCAGATCTGCCAGATAGACGGTTCTGACCCGCTCCAGCTCCTGTTCCGGTACTGGGGACGCTGCCAGTAACCGCAACTCTTCCAGAGTTGCTTTCAACACCGTTACCAGATTTTCAGGTGCGGTTGAGAGATCAATCGAAAGGCAGCCGGTTTCATCATAGCTGCCGATCGAGGCATCAACCGAATAGATCAGACCCAATCGTTCCCGTAACGCCAGATGCAGCCGCGAGCAGCCGCCTCCAGCCAGAATCCTCCGCAGCAGCTTCAGGGCGGTCAGCTCCGGTGCCGCACGGTGGCAGGCCCTGAAGGCCAGCTGCATGGTCATCTGGCTGTCTGAATCCCTGACAAAGCGACAATTGGGGCCATCAGCAGGAGATGCGGCAACCGGCTGGACAACCGGCAGGGCCGCCCCCTGCCACCCCCCCAGAAAACGCTCGGCAGCCTCAACCATCAGCCCGTGCTGCACAGGGCCGGCGGTTACCACCACGGCATTGTTGGGACGATACCAGGTGGCAAGGTGCTGTCGCAGATCAGCCTCGCTTATCCGGGCAATATCCTCCAGGCTGCCCACCGTGGATTCCCCCAGCGGATGGTCAGGCCAGAGCATCCGTCCCACCACCACATCAGGACTGATCTCGTCTCCCTCCTGGCTGATGTCCTCCAGCGCCTCTTCACCGATAATCCGACGCTCCAGCTCGATCCCCTCCAAACGTGGCCGCAGCAGCATGGAGGCCAGGATTTCAAGCCCCTGGACGGCAAAACGGGGGTGGATCCTGCCGTAGTAGCAGGTCGAATCAGCATCGGTGGCAGCATTGATTCCGCCCCCCAATGACTCAAAGGCAGCCTCAATCTCAAGCGAACTGGCGTAGTCGGCAGTACCGCGAAACAGCATATGCTCCAGAAAGTGGGACAACCCGGTTTTCCCGGCCGGATCGTTACGGCCACCCACCTTCAGGTAGACCGCTACATCGGCGCTGTGCAGGTGGGACAACTCCACCGTAACCACCTGCAGACCATTGGCCAGGGTTGTACAGCAGGGCCTTTTCATGCCGCCTCCAGTGCCTGGCGGATCTGCTCACAACGCTGGCGATATCCTTCATTTGAAAGGTGGCTTTCTGGATGGGGCTCTGCCCAGACCGGCCTGGGCCAGAGCGGCTCATTGCTGAAACGGGGTATCAGATGCCAATGGATGTGGGGCACCATATTGCCCAGTAGCTCGTAATTGATCTTGTCCGGCTTGAAAAGACCGGCAAGGGCGGCTGCGGTTCTGGTCACCTCTTCCATCATCCCCTGGCGGGTCTTGAGGTCCAGATCAAACAGTTCGGTGACATGCTGCTTGCTGAACAACAGACAGTAGCCGGGAAAGAACTGATCCCGGTTCAGAATCAGATAGCTGTACTCAAATTCC
Above is a window of Trichlorobacter lovleyi SZ DNA encoding:
- the rpe gene encoding ribulose-phosphate 3-epimerase; protein product: MKKIAPSILSADFSRLGDEVRAVEAAGADYIHIDVMDGRFVPNITIGPLVVEAVRKVTSLPLDVHLMIEEPERYVEEFAKAGADIIVVHAEACRHLHRVVQQIKGLGKKAGVSLNPATPLHVLDYVLEELDLVLLMTVNPGFGGQSFIEACIPKIQALRGMLDRRGCEAELEIDGGAKPSNVARIAHAGADVLVAGSAVFGSNDYAATIAEMKRLMQEPRL
- a CDS encoding diguanylate cyclase, encoding MADSVLIIDDSEAVREKIIKTLESRDLFSRFYQAEDGLEGFKKLLASPVDIILCDLEMPRMDGFKFLGMLKGRPEVSDTPVIILTGNDDRELKIKGLEQGACDFITKPFDPEELVARMRVHLKIKHLQDDLKRSNELLLELSNTDHLTGLFNRRFLMEALDKEVQRARRKDGQVALLLMDIDHFKRVNDTHGHLQGDVVLQKVALHIQKELRSYDIAARYGGEEFVAVLPDTSLKEAFNVADRIRLSVQGMHFAGSLANERVTVSLGVALFPSPCFDDIDGLLRAADEALYQAKERGRNRVIISDPGCSQ
- a CDS encoding transglutaminase-like domain-containing protein — translated: MSRFKQSVFFLLSAALVAVFLSLPAFAAAAAHQLTAPPLGERWFAILIDNEQVGFYRQLTTPLPEGGYRIEGDGSVRMKVMGFTKESSSREIYQVGPNLALKSLEVEQTINGSKSRLSGKMVPGGLQIKREADGKSSVKTLKTKSELFPGPALNLIPLFKGTAPGKTLRVFSFDPEELAIKEVKITALGEEKTPDGQPALKLRNNLYPFVDNDIWLDQQGNTLLESVRDGLVITRAEPSEKLAGFVSGMALSKKDLIYDFSLVRISPPLKKAPAKLAGLSVAITGYGDQIPLLSSGWQQLERQQGRVVITTGSLRKPADTLLKQTAEAYLQPSEGIESASAEISAKARELTGSLKTDLERIQALTTWTSSWLEDSIEDGGSAVVALNKKKGNCQTHAKLYTALARAAGIPTRFVSGLVSQDGAGFLYHSWAESLVEGRWLAVDPTFNQVPADPTHLALFEGNRLADLAPLVGVIGKIKVTILEEQ
- a CDS encoding M16 family metallopeptidase, giving the protein MKRPCCTTLANGLQVVTVELSHLHSADVAVYLKVGGRNDPAGKTGLSHFLEHMLFRGTADYASSLEIEAAFESLGGGINAATDADSTCYYGRIHPRFAVQGLEILASMLLRPRLEGIELERRIIGEEALEDISQEGDEISPDVVVGRMLWPDHPLGESTVGSLEDIARISEADLRQHLATWYRPNNAVVVTAGPVQHGLMVEAAERFLGGWQGAALPVVQPVAASPADGPNCRFVRDSDSQMTMQLAFRACHRAAPELTALKLLRRILAGGGCSRLHLALRERLGLIYSVDASIGSYDETGCLSIDLSTAPENLVTVLKATLEELRLLAASPVPEQELERVRTVYLADLDYSRDSVSEMGIRFGWGTLMGVARSIDEDQQLVAQVSAKELQELAAELFRPENRFLGVIGPIESIDQQRIEQLLQR
- a CDS encoding HIT family protein; this encodes MTIREQTGCPMCSRWDDDADLRIVEFEYSYLILNRDQFFPGYCLLFSKQHVTELFDLDLKTRQGMMEEVTRTAAALAGLFKPDKINYELLGNMVPHIHWHLIPRFSNEPLWPRPVWAEPHPESHLSNEGYRQRCEQIRQALEAA